Part of the Portunus trituberculatus isolate SZX2019 chromosome 24, ASM1759143v1, whole genome shotgun sequence genome is shown below.
CCACACATTTCACTCTTCAAatgtatttctactttttttcaattttttttctatccccgAGTGAGCATATgacgtaaataataataacatagatATAAGTATTGCTACAAGATTCCCCCGGGAATTGCAATGTACATACACTCATATatacaatattctctctctctctctctctctctctctctctctctctctctctctctctctctctctctctctctctctctctctctctctctctctctctgactctcgttgactaattttctctctctctctctctctctctctctctctctctctctctctctctctctctctctctctctctctccacgttgactaatttttcttcccttaaatTTCCTCATAActgcaatattctctctctctctctctctctctctctctctctctctctctctctctctctctctctctctccacgttgactaattttctcttcccttaaatctcttctctctctctctctctctctctctctctctctctctctctctctctctctctctctctctctctctctctctctctctctctctctctctctctctctctctctcttccatgctgattccttcctttccttgcagACAAGAAAAGCACTAGGCGGATTTAGCTGGGATGTAGTAAACAATCAATCACAAGTCTCGGGGGACTATCGATCTATCATGGTGTGCATGGCAGGTGACGAACATTGCATTCCTGTCCTCGCTCAGCTGCCAAAACCAAAGCCAATCCATACGGAGGGAGAGTTGAAGGaaatgatggtgaagatgatgggGTGAGTGACAAGCGTtataagagagggaagggttatAGAATCTTGAGgaaaaattgttgttgttgttgttgttgttgttgttgttgttgttgcttttgttgttgtttttgttgttgtggttgtttttgtggttgttgttgttgttgttgttgttgttgttgttgttgttcttgttgacgttgttgacgttgttgttgttgttgttgttgttgttgttgttgttgttgttgttattgttgttgttgttgttattgatgttgttgttgttgacgttattgttgttgttgttgttgttgacgttgttgttgttgacgttgttgttgttgatgttgttgcagattctttatttgttttgaaaTCTTGAGGTTTACAAGTTGCTATACAGccctttctctgtttatctgtctatctgtctgtctgtctatctaataCGATAAATTCATTAAATTATACTCAAAAACTGCACGCGTTTTGACCTCATTATTAAAACGAAAAATGTTTAGAATATACATACAAAAACTAATCAAACATTTTATTTGCAagttattgattctctctctctctctctctctctctctctctctctctctctctctctctctctctctctctctctctctccgtctaccACCACCAGGTACCTTCAGCGTTACATGGTCGCCTCGGAGTCACTCGTCCTTGATCAGTCTCTTGTTAACGATGATCTGGGCTTCCTAAACGAGATGGTTGACCTAAACTCATATCTGGAGGAGCTGAATGAGATCTTCTTGATTCCAATGACCTCATGTCACCTGACCCCTGACCCTAGCCTTTCCCTAAACCTTACCTGCCGTATGCATCAGAAGGTTAATTCCATTTCTAAGGACATAAGGGGTTTCCAAGGTCTACGGCAGATACGCTTAGGCCTCTGCTTTCTGATTGATGTGTTTTCCGAGCCTCAACAGACACCGTGACGCCAAGAATGGTGTCTACGTAGAATAACCATATTAGGAATTTTAGTAACCGTCATATAAgaataaatgtaatgaaaaagaaaaaaatagacattaCTTTACATCTAGTAAGGCCTCTTTCACACAAGGCCACAAGTGTCGAACACCGGTGCCAGAGACTTGTTGCTTTTTAGTCCTCAATGGAGCTTTTCATGCGATGCCACCGTGGTTCCCCAGCTACGACACCGTGGCTTTGACGGTGCCCGCTAGCGCAACTAGTTTCCGACACTGGCAGTTACCAATACTCACTGTTGGGCATTGTTTCCAATGGAAGCTTTCATACGGAGACACTTTTCATAGAACAACCAGAATTTGGGGCCAGATTAGCCTGCTTTAGGACAAAAAACTCAGATTAGGCTTGTTTTTTAAGCATTTGGCCTAAAAGATATTGTTTGGCCTATGATACTAAATGTCCAAAACCTGTAATAAAACTAGCAAGGTAACAAAGCTAGAAAGTAAGGCAATCAAGAGTGCGTACGTTTTTGTATCTTAAAAATCTCTGTAATTTATaccattttctgtttcctctctagCCATCAAAAGAAAGCGAAGTTCCTCCTTTGACGTCATTCTGTCTACCGACAAGCATGAGAAGGGATGCCACGAGTCGGTGTCGCTCACTGGTTGCTTGCTGCGGCCGATCCTTTCACACGA
Proteins encoded:
- the LOC123508454 gene encoding uncharacterized protein LOC123508454; translation: MAKLVFPAILLVLCACGVRNHAHETYSTHAHLEESPTHAHTLGRWAGVAARNLSCGNLTNVVRLASITVDFIDEFKDDYTRKALGGFSWDVVNNQSQVSGDYRSIMVCMAGDEHCIPVLAQLPKPKPIHTEGELKEMMVKMMGYLQRYMVASESLVLDQSLVNDDLGFLNEMVDLNSYLEELNEIFLIPMTSCHLTPDPSLSLNLTCRMHQKPSKESEVPPLTSFCLPTSMRRDATSRCRSLVACCGRSFHTRTRASSTGVRLCCPV